In one window of Clavelina lepadiformis chromosome 4, kaClaLepa1.1, whole genome shotgun sequence DNA:
- the LOC143452775 gene encoding AN1-type zinc finger protein 6-like isoform X3 translates to MEGTSQSSQAQRCRNGGCGFYGSSKNDGMCSRCYKEVLQKKNNPDRISPVNHVNTTKPMELTSSSSTQPIAIPSATNPSTALTSPSPQNLSSDEASTSMDDSTVSPSKPKKNRCASCRKRLGLTGFYCRCGKIFCSLHRYSDQHACEFDYKADAQAKIRKENPVVVGEKINKI, encoded by the exons ATGGAAGGGACTAGTCAGTCTAGCCAAGCCCAACGTTGCCGTAATGGCGGCTGTGGCTTTTATGGAAGTTCAAAAAATGATGGCATGTGTTCAAGGTGTTACAAGGAGGTactacaaaagaaaaataatccAGATCGAATTTCACCAG TGAACCACGTGAACACGACGAAGCCAATGGAATTAACTAG tagCAGCAGCACCCAACCTATTGCTATTCCTTCTGCTACTAACCCATCTACTGCATTGACATCTCCTTCTCCGCAG AACTTGAGCTCAGATGAAGCAAGTACCTCAATGGATGACAGTACTGTCTCACCCTCCAAGCCTAAAAAGAATCGTTGCGCATCTTGTAGGAAACGTCTGGGACTCACCG GTTTCTACTGTCGTTGCGGGAAGATTTTCTGCAGCCTCCATCGCTACTCTGACCAACATGCCTGCGAATTTGATTACAAAGCGGATGCCCAAGCCAAGATCAGAAAAGAAAATCCGGTCGTTGTTGGcgagaaaataaacaaaatttaa